The Streptomyces sp. WZ-12 genome segment CCTTCAGCTCCTCGACCCGGCCCTCGGCGATCACCCGGCCGCGGTCGATCACCGCGAGCTCGTGGGCGAGTTGCTCGGCCTCCTCCATGTACTGGGTGGTCAGCAGGACGGTGGCGCCCTCGCGGACCATCCGCTGGACCTCCTCCCACACCTCGTTGCGGGTGCGCGGGTCCAGGCCGGTGGTCGGCTCGTCCAAGTAGAGCACCGAGGGGCGGCCGATCATCGAGGCGGCCAGGTCGAGCCGGCGGCGCATGCCGCCGGAGTACTTCCCGGCCGGTCGCTTGGCGGCCTCGGTGAGCGAGAACCGCTCCAGCATCTCGTCGGCGCGGGCGCGGGCGTCCTTGCGGCCCAGGTCGAGCAGGCGGCCGATCATGTAGAGGTTCTCGAAACCGGAGAGCTTCTCGTCGACCGAGGCGTACTGTCCGGTCAGGCCGATCCGGCGGCGCAGCGCGCGGGGCTGGCGCACCACGTCGAAGCCGGCCACCACGGCGCGGCCGGCGTCCGGCACCAGGAGGGTGGACAGGCAGCGTACGAGGGTGGTCTTGCCGGCGCCGTTCGGGCCGAGCACACCGAGCACGGTGCCCTCCTGCACGTCCAGGTCCACCCCGTCGACGGCCTTCACCTCGCCGAAGTGCTTGACCAGACCGCGCACCTCAACGGCGTTGCCGCCCCTGGTGTTCTTCGTCTGTCGCGTCATGCCCCCAACAGTGCCAGGGACCACCGACAACGCACCGACAGGCCGCCGACAGCCGGTGGACAACGGCGGCCGGCGGCCTGTCGGCCGGACTCTCCTAGTGGAAGGTGTGCTCGGCGGCGGGGAACGCGCCGCCGACCACGTCCTCGGCGAACTCCTTGGCCGCGCCGCCCAGCAGTTCGCGCAGGTTCAGGTACTGCTTGACGAACTT includes the following:
- a CDS encoding ATP-binding cassette domain-containing protein produces the protein MTRQTKNTRGGNAVEVRGLVKHFGEVKAVDGVDLDVQEGTVLGVLGPNGAGKTTLVRCLSTLLVPDAGRAVVAGFDVVRQPRALRRRIGLTGQYASVDEKLSGFENLYMIGRLLDLGRKDARARADEMLERFSLTEAAKRPAGKYSGGMRRRLDLAASMIGRPSVLYLDEPTTGLDPRTRNEVWEEVQRMVREGATVLLTTQYMEEAEQLAHELAVIDRGRVIAEGRVEELKAKVGGRTLQIRPADTGELDRMTGALAQAGLDGVGGATADHAEGVVNVPILSDEQLTAVVGVLGAHGFALAGISTHLPSLDEVFLAVTGQKSSGTDEADGAQPSDEHEQYAEVGA